A genomic stretch from Nilaparvata lugens isolate BPH chromosome 8, ASM1435652v1, whole genome shotgun sequence includes:
- the LOC111051437 gene encoding coiled-coil domain-containing protein 186 isoform X1 has protein sequence MGGQWSSLDNEGERGRERETTPDPFWPTTQASTSNEEKSTEAGKAEDGPVRLKENKKKLEEFKQELAGKREARHKAMVGLSNKLKQLQLQVDTEAEARCAAEEQVKRLKAALKEKGEQCFEEMKKKMEELEKEKEEKESQLHSLKRMASIGKEMLRIRELQVNELKKKLCETAAYPNSLREEYEAQIQNVRRLKTLYEERAEAARLEHQKELEREVARTQVLEKKIKELEKEKRNSETAKDQLKCHISKLDEALGEENDQSMTLREQLDASLLECRDLSSQMALVNNLFSKVLLGHIDVDRLTRLLRENQSLMTDLTCDGEPRNDLAALLLKIVEQIDSSFSETSEATNQDNGGSDVMTEEKVAVNLSKVWQILVQLLANNEALPSDCDSESCYKSVETPSGTKSVISVSQTFITLKTLILEKNALINEVGKLKSLNDHLETRLGSQEKRLEIVSSELKKTWGVVSKLRAQHKQLHTQEKILRYELHQKRQLLTELKEELERCRDKWTMARKKNTQSEEDWRKLRREFAERKNRQVSTSAESGYEDEELRSPPTEDSQDESGPVESNDDEVTESEQVDFDDNDLTGVEDEMRSSSRTSFYMSGENHSSSSIQSTDTVIRVDLNQLRLSNGSSTTTDAGSNNLKEVNSSEECDRLKDDTTTLSESPPDLDVPHENNLEAITEKSEEIISDFNTGQECDRPTAPTTPCTSSASAENISRFLNGLFAPEDVEKLDGYDLKVDRYQISSIEETIERKEVTRDSIIDSLCNSSSTTDRPSTITEIHKPESGEEMDECGVISSIASTKDNHGNLENSHPVPEKPKVEPSPSTSSQPSTSIAGEDHKRTPEEILDARTARLKRLEEQCKQLFSKVTATTHKSNALSTKLDQIHEQYGGSSNQKPEEVSTVSTPHEDSTEVTSPQSNVQENSNN, from the exons AAGTCGACAGAGGCTGGAAAGGCAGAAGATGGACCGGTGAGGctgaaggagaacaagaagaaactGGAAGAATTCAAACAGGAATTGGCGGGAAAACGAGAGGCCAGACACAAGGCTATGGTCGGCCTGAGCAATAAACTGAAGCAGCTGCAGCTGCAAGTCGACACTGAAGCTGAGGCTAGGTGCGCAGCTGAGGAGCAAGTCAAAAG GTTGAAAGCTGCGTTGAAAGAAAAAGGAGAGCAATGCTTCGAGGAAATGAAGAAAAAGATGGAAGAactagaaaaagagaaagaagagaaggagagccAGTTGCATTCACTGAAAAGAATGGCTTCAATTGGAAAGGAAATGCTACGCATCAGAGAGCTTCAG GTGAATGAGTTGAAAAAGAAACTCTGCGAGACAGCTGCATACCCCAACAGTCTGCGTGAAGAATATGAGGCACAGATACAAAATGTGAGGAGACTGAAAACACTGTATGAAGAGAGGGCGGAAGCGGCAAGACTAGAGCACCAGAAGGAGCTTGAGAGAGAAGTAGCCAGAACACAAGTTCTTGAGAAAAAGATTAAAGAGCtggaaaaagaaaagagaaactCAGAAACTGCAAAAGATCAACTGAAATGTCACATATCCAAGTTGGATGAGGCACTAGGGGAGGAAAACGATCAATCGATGACTCTGAGAGAGCAACTGGATGCGAGTTTGTTGGAGTGCAGAGATCTCTCATCACAAATGGCGCTTGTCAACAATCTATTCTCCAAAGTTCTCCTCGGGCATATCGACGTGGATAGACTCACCAGGTTGCTGCGGGAGAATCAAAGTTTAATGACAGATTTGACTTGCGATGGTGAACCTAGAAACGACTTGGCTGCTCTCCTGTTGAAAATTGTGGAGCAAATTGATTCATCGTTCTCTGAAACAAGTGAGGCAACTAATCAGGATAATGGCGGCAGTGATGTTATGACTGAAGAAAAGGTGGCTGTCAACTTGTCCAAAGTTTGGCAGATACTTGTTCAGCTCCTGGCAAACAATGAAGCGTTGCCTTCAGATTGTGATTCTGAGAGCTGTTACAAGAGTGTGGAGACACCCTCGGGCACAAAGTCTGTGATAAGTGTGAGCCAAACATTTATTACTTTGAAGACTTTGATACTGGAGAAGAATGCACTGATAAATGAAGTTGGAAAACTGAAATCATTGAACGATCACTTAGAGACAAGGCTTGGCAGCCAGGAAAAACGTTTAGAAATTGTGTCTTCAGAGTTGAAAAAGACGTGGGGAGTTGTAAGTAAGTTGAGAGCCCAACACAAGCAGCTTCACACCCAGGAGAAGATTCTCCGCTACGAATTGCACCAGAAGAGACAACTACTGACCGAACTCAAAGAGGAACTGGAGAGATGTCGTGATAAGTGGACAATGGCTCGCAAGAAGAACACCCAATCAGAAGAGGACTGGAGGAAACTGCGTCGAGAATTCGCTGAAAGAAAAAACCGGCAAGTGAGCACCTCAGCCGAAAGCGGTTACGAAGATGAGGAGCTTCGTTCGCCACCAACTGAAGACAGTCAGGACGAGAGTGGTCCTGTGGAATCCAATGATGATGAGGTCACAGAAAGTGAGCAAGTTGATTTCGATGACAATGATTTGACTGGTGTTGAAGATGAGATGCGCAGCTCCAGTAGAACATCATTCTACATGAGTGGGGAAAACCACTCTTCAAGCAGCATCCAAAGCACAGACACAGTTATAAGGGTTGACTTGAATCAGTTGAGGCTTTCAAATGGTTCATCTACTACCACCGATGCAGGAAGCAATAATCTAAAAGAGGTAAATAGTAGTGAAGAGTGTGACAGACTGAAAGATGATACTACTACTTTGAGTGAGAGTCCACCTGATCTGGATGTCCCTCATGAGAATAACTTGGAGGCAATAACAGAGAAAAGTGAGGAGATAATTTCTGATTTCAATACTGGCCAGGAGTGTGATAGGCCTACTGCACCTACAACACCTTGTACGTCATCTGCATCAGCTGAAAACATTTCTAGGTTCCTTAATGGTTTGTTTGCGCCAGAAGATGTTGAAAAATTGGACGGATATGATTTGAAAGTTGATAGATACCAAATCAGTTCAAttgaagaaacaattgaaaggaAGGAGGTTACAAGAGATTCGATTATTGATTCCCTTTGTAATAGCAGCTCCACAACAGACAGACCTTCAACAATCACTGAGATCCACAAACCTGAAAGTGGAGAGGAGATGGATGAATGTGGGGTCATAAGTAGTATTGCAAGTACCAAGGATAATCATGGAAATCTGGAAAATTCTCATCCAGTCCCAGAAAAGCCAAAAGTAGAACCTTCTCCTTCGACCTCATCTCAACCATCCACTTCCATAGCTGGCGAGGACCATAAGAGAACACCAGAAGAAATTCTAGATGCTCGAACTGCCCGCTTGAAGAGACTGGAAGAACAGTGCAAACAGCTTTTCAGCAAGGTGACCGCTACCACACACAAAAGTAATGCTCTGTCGACAAAACTCGATCAAATTCACGAACAATATGGCGGAAGTAGTAATCAAAAACCAGAAGAGGTATCAACAGTCTCTACTCCACATGAAGACTCAACAGAAGTCACGTCACCACAATCAAACGTCCAAGAAAACTCTAACAACTAA
- the LOC111051437 gene encoding coiled-coil domain-containing protein 186 isoform X2: protein MGGQWSSLDNEGERGRERETTPDPFWPTTQASTSNEESTEAGKAEDGPVRLKENKKKLEEFKQELAGKREARHKAMVGLSNKLKQLQLQVDTEAEARCAAEEQVKRLKAALKEKGEQCFEEMKKKMEELEKEKEEKESQLHSLKRMASIGKEMLRIRELQVNELKKKLCETAAYPNSLREEYEAQIQNVRRLKTLYEERAEAARLEHQKELEREVARTQVLEKKIKELEKEKRNSETAKDQLKCHISKLDEALGEENDQSMTLREQLDASLLECRDLSSQMALVNNLFSKVLLGHIDVDRLTRLLRENQSLMTDLTCDGEPRNDLAALLLKIVEQIDSSFSETSEATNQDNGGSDVMTEEKVAVNLSKVWQILVQLLANNEALPSDCDSESCYKSVETPSGTKSVISVSQTFITLKTLILEKNALINEVGKLKSLNDHLETRLGSQEKRLEIVSSELKKTWGVVSKLRAQHKQLHTQEKILRYELHQKRQLLTELKEELERCRDKWTMARKKNTQSEEDWRKLRREFAERKNRQVSTSAESGYEDEELRSPPTEDSQDESGPVESNDDEVTESEQVDFDDNDLTGVEDEMRSSSRTSFYMSGENHSSSSIQSTDTVIRVDLNQLRLSNGSSTTTDAGSNNLKEVNSSEECDRLKDDTTTLSESPPDLDVPHENNLEAITEKSEEIISDFNTGQECDRPTAPTTPCTSSASAENISRFLNGLFAPEDVEKLDGYDLKVDRYQISSIEETIERKEVTRDSIIDSLCNSSSTTDRPSTITEIHKPESGEEMDECGVISSIASTKDNHGNLENSHPVPEKPKVEPSPSTSSQPSTSIAGEDHKRTPEEILDARTARLKRLEEQCKQLFSKVTATTHKSNALSTKLDQIHEQYGGSSNQKPEEVSTVSTPHEDSTEVTSPQSNVQENSNN, encoded by the exons TCGACAGAGGCTGGAAAGGCAGAAGATGGACCGGTGAGGctgaaggagaacaagaagaaactGGAAGAATTCAAACAGGAATTGGCGGGAAAACGAGAGGCCAGACACAAGGCTATGGTCGGCCTGAGCAATAAACTGAAGCAGCTGCAGCTGCAAGTCGACACTGAAGCTGAGGCTAGGTGCGCAGCTGAGGAGCAAGTCAAAAG GTTGAAAGCTGCGTTGAAAGAAAAAGGAGAGCAATGCTTCGAGGAAATGAAGAAAAAGATGGAAGAactagaaaaagagaaagaagagaaggagagccAGTTGCATTCACTGAAAAGAATGGCTTCAATTGGAAAGGAAATGCTACGCATCAGAGAGCTTCAG GTGAATGAGTTGAAAAAGAAACTCTGCGAGACAGCTGCATACCCCAACAGTCTGCGTGAAGAATATGAGGCACAGATACAAAATGTGAGGAGACTGAAAACACTGTATGAAGAGAGGGCGGAAGCGGCAAGACTAGAGCACCAGAAGGAGCTTGAGAGAGAAGTAGCCAGAACACAAGTTCTTGAGAAAAAGATTAAAGAGCtggaaaaagaaaagagaaactCAGAAACTGCAAAAGATCAACTGAAATGTCACATATCCAAGTTGGATGAGGCACTAGGGGAGGAAAACGATCAATCGATGACTCTGAGAGAGCAACTGGATGCGAGTTTGTTGGAGTGCAGAGATCTCTCATCACAAATGGCGCTTGTCAACAATCTATTCTCCAAAGTTCTCCTCGGGCATATCGACGTGGATAGACTCACCAGGTTGCTGCGGGAGAATCAAAGTTTAATGACAGATTTGACTTGCGATGGTGAACCTAGAAACGACTTGGCTGCTCTCCTGTTGAAAATTGTGGAGCAAATTGATTCATCGTTCTCTGAAACAAGTGAGGCAACTAATCAGGATAATGGCGGCAGTGATGTTATGACTGAAGAAAAGGTGGCTGTCAACTTGTCCAAAGTTTGGCAGATACTTGTTCAGCTCCTGGCAAACAATGAAGCGTTGCCTTCAGATTGTGATTCTGAGAGCTGTTACAAGAGTGTGGAGACACCCTCGGGCACAAAGTCTGTGATAAGTGTGAGCCAAACATTTATTACTTTGAAGACTTTGATACTGGAGAAGAATGCACTGATAAATGAAGTTGGAAAACTGAAATCATTGAACGATCACTTAGAGACAAGGCTTGGCAGCCAGGAAAAACGTTTAGAAATTGTGTCTTCAGAGTTGAAAAAGACGTGGGGAGTTGTAAGTAAGTTGAGAGCCCAACACAAGCAGCTTCACACCCAGGAGAAGATTCTCCGCTACGAATTGCACCAGAAGAGACAACTACTGACCGAACTCAAAGAGGAACTGGAGAGATGTCGTGATAAGTGGACAATGGCTCGCAAGAAGAACACCCAATCAGAAGAGGACTGGAGGAAACTGCGTCGAGAATTCGCTGAAAGAAAAAACCGGCAAGTGAGCACCTCAGCCGAAAGCGGTTACGAAGATGAGGAGCTTCGTTCGCCACCAACTGAAGACAGTCAGGACGAGAGTGGTCCTGTGGAATCCAATGATGATGAGGTCACAGAAAGTGAGCAAGTTGATTTCGATGACAATGATTTGACTGGTGTTGAAGATGAGATGCGCAGCTCCAGTAGAACATCATTCTACATGAGTGGGGAAAACCACTCTTCAAGCAGCATCCAAAGCACAGACACAGTTATAAGGGTTGACTTGAATCAGTTGAGGCTTTCAAATGGTTCATCTACTACCACCGATGCAGGAAGCAATAATCTAAAAGAGGTAAATAGTAGTGAAGAGTGTGACAGACTGAAAGATGATACTACTACTTTGAGTGAGAGTCCACCTGATCTGGATGTCCCTCATGAGAATAACTTGGAGGCAATAACAGAGAAAAGTGAGGAGATAATTTCTGATTTCAATACTGGCCAGGAGTGTGATAGGCCTACTGCACCTACAACACCTTGTACGTCATCTGCATCAGCTGAAAACATTTCTAGGTTCCTTAATGGTTTGTTTGCGCCAGAAGATGTTGAAAAATTGGACGGATATGATTTGAAAGTTGATAGATACCAAATCAGTTCAAttgaagaaacaattgaaaggaAGGAGGTTACAAGAGATTCGATTATTGATTCCCTTTGTAATAGCAGCTCCACAACAGACAGACCTTCAACAATCACTGAGATCCACAAACCTGAAAGTGGAGAGGAGATGGATGAATGTGGGGTCATAAGTAGTATTGCAAGTACCAAGGATAATCATGGAAATCTGGAAAATTCTCATCCAGTCCCAGAAAAGCCAAAAGTAGAACCTTCTCCTTCGACCTCATCTCAACCATCCACTTCCATAGCTGGCGAGGACCATAAGAGAACACCAGAAGAAATTCTAGATGCTCGAACTGCCCGCTTGAAGAGACTGGAAGAACAGTGCAAACAGCTTTTCAGCAAGGTGACCGCTACCACACACAAAAGTAATGCTCTGTCGACAAAACTCGATCAAATTCACGAACAATATGGCGGAAGTAGTAATCAAAAACCAGAAGAGGTATCAACAGTCTCTACTCCACATGAAGACTCAACAGAAGTCACGTCACCACAATCAAACGTCCAAGAAAACTCTAACAACTAA